The genomic DNA GGTTTTGTGAGGGTGTAGAACTGATGGCGGCGATGATAAGCCATGAATGGGAGTCGTTCTGGCCGCAGGGTGGCGCGGCGCGAAGCGAGATGCTCGACTGGTTTAACACGCGCACCGGTAATATTCTGCGCCAGCAACTGTCCTTTTCAGATGCCGATCTTCCCTTGCTGTATCGCATCGAACGGGCACTGCAGGTGATTTGCGATAAGCTTCAGCAAGTGGAGCTCAAGCGTGTTCCGCGAGTGGAAAACCTGCTCTATTTTGTCCAGAACACACGAAAACGCTACGAGCCGCAGTCGAAATCGACTGTGACGGGAAAAACGGAAATGATGACCGTCCGCACGTTAGTCTATAAGCCGGACAGTACAGATACTGACGCAGTGGCTTCTTTGACAGAACTACCAGAAATGAAAGTTACGGTGCATCGTGGTGCGATGGAGGAATCGGCCTCTGAAGCAAGTTCTTTTGGCCACCTGAAAGGTTTTTTTGCTGGTGTAATATGTTCAGTGGCCGTCGCTGTTGTCCTCTGGTGGTGGTGGGTTTATCCCCTACAGCAACAGAATAATCGGGTGCGTGATGTCGCGTCAGGAATGACAGCGATCTGGCTGACGTCGCCGACACTTACTGACTATGATGCGCAACTCAGGAAACTGCTTAACGCTTCCCCTTTACAGCAACTGGAAACCGGGAGGCAAATGACGCGCGTGGCTAATAGTCATTGGCCGGAAAGTCAGCAGCAACAACAAGCCACCCGCAAATGGAATGAGGCGCTGAAAACTCGAGCGGCAAGCAGCCCGTCGTTGCATGGCTGGCAACAAACACGAACTGATTTGCGAGCATTCGCCGAATTGTTACTGCAACGGGAACAGAACAAAGAAGGGCTCACGCTCTCGCATATTAAAACAGTGGTCTACCAGGCCGAGAGAATGCTGAATCAGGAGATCCCTTTGGAGTATCTGCTGACGCAATATGAAGAACGCCGTTCTCATGGTGAAAATACAGACCTGCTGGAAAAGCAAATTAACGAACGACTGGATGGTGTGACAAGCCGCTGGTGGCTACTCACAAACGAGCCAACAGCGGCAGCAGAATAATTATTCGTAGCGGCTGACAAGATCCTTCACCACCGCTGCATACGTTTTTTGTTTTAACTGGGCGATTTGTTGTTCCTGCAGTTCTGACGTGGCTCCTGTCGGCGACAGTACACTATATTCATAATTGACGGGCGACCAGCTCGCCCACTCACCCGTTGCGACATCCACCAGCGCGAAGCGTACCAGATAGCGGAGCAGGGTAGCGTCTGTGAGTTTTTCATTTTTGTAGCCTGTCCATACAGTGTTTTTGGTGACGGTATCGTATTTCCCGCTCTGTAACTCATCCCAGTAAACAATTACCGCTTTTTGTCGACCTTTTGCCGCAATATAACGCAAGGCCTGCATATAATTCATATTTTCACTTTCAGCTGTCTCCGCGCTTTTATTACAGGAGAGTGATTTCTGCAAATCCGGGATGCCGGAGAAGGTCGAAATTAAATAGTATTTACTCATTTCCTGCTGCATCATCATTTCTGGCGCACGACTGCCGGATTGCACCAGTATGACGGAAGCATTCAACGGAATATTGAAGTTTTCTCCATCCAGCGCATCCTGAATATCTTCTTCCGATACAGCCAGTGTGGCTTCGCTTCCAAAGACATCTCTGTCGGTCAGTTGTACGGTAGTAGTCTTGCTGACATGACTTCCCGTGCGAGGGGCCTCAGTTTTTTTTGCATCAATGGGGGAATAAGAACAGCCTGACAGAAATGCGGCTGCGCATAAAAATAGCGTTAATCGAAAATGCATACATTATGATCCTTCAACAGTATTAGATAATTTGGCGAGTGTTTTACACAATTATATACCGCTGATATTCTGTCGGGAACATAACTTTTATATTTATTGAGGTGATAATATTTAATTAAATATAAATAAAGTGGATTTATTAAATAGCGATGCTATTCCGGATGGGAATGCCCATATTCCAGAAAGCAAAAACCCAGCCAATGGCTGGGTTCTCTGAATAGTGGTGCCCGGACTCGGAATCGAACCAAGGACACGGGGATTTTCAATCCCTGTGACAAAATGTTAAATTCCATAGAAGAATGATCGGTATTTGTTGAATCGCATCCTGATTAATTTTCAGGTGCTAAAATGCATTTACAATCAATCGATTATCCAACGTTGGGTGTTAAGCCTCGTATTATACCTGTTGTTTCCACTAAGGGGGGCGAGGGTAAGTCTACTCAGTCAGCTAATCTTGCAGGATTTCTGGCCGATGCAGGTATCAAAACACTTCTGATTGATGGCGACCATGCTCAGCCAACGGCCAGCAGTATATTCCCGCTTGAATATGAAGCCCCTGGTGGTTTGTACGAACTGTTGATGCAGACAGTTGATCTCTCAAATCCCGATAATCTGATCTCCCGTACGTCGATCAATAATCTGGACATTATCGTTTCCAACGATCCTCGTAATTTTCTCCCAACTGCAATGCTGAATGCGCCTGATGGGCGAGTTCGCCTCCGAAATGCTCTTTCACATCCCCTTTTTAATTCATATGGCGTGATTATTGTCGATTCACAAGGCTCACGGTCAGTGATGTCTGAGTTAATTATCCTGGCCTCCACCGGAACCATGGTGGGTATTGCCAAACCGATTCTTCCTGATGTCAGGGAGTTCATGCGCGGAACAGTCGCGCTGATGGAAGAATTGCTGCCTTATTGTGCGTTTGGCATTCAGCTTCCAGTCACAAAATTGCTCATCAACTGTATGGAATACGACAATCTGTCTGTTGAGACCCTCGCTGAAGTCAAAGCGATCGTTGAAGATAAACGCTACAGCGCCCATGCAGACAAAATTCATATCGACCTGCTGGAGACATGTATCTATGACCTGACTGTCTATGTTCTTGGGCATGTTAAGGGCGTACCGGTACATCGTCTTGAAAAAAATACCCGACGTAAAAGCGACTCAGCGTTTACGTCAATGTATCAATTGGCTTGTGAACTTTTCCCAGAGTGGAAAACGAATTTTGATGCGTTAGCTAATGCGGGGGGCGAGGAATGACCTCTAACAACCGCAGAAATGTTTCGGGGCTGTTTTCTCAGGATGCTGAGCAGAGCGTCATTGGTGGCCTGATGCTGGATAACGACTGCTGGGATGAAGTGGCGCTCCGTCTCGATACCGATGATTTTTATTTCAAGGTTCACCAGGTCATCTTTCATGAAATGGCGCGTCTGGTTGCAGCAGGGCGTCCGATTGACCTGATCACACTTGCTGAGAGCATTGAAAACCGTGGTAAGGATGCGCTTGAGCAACTTGGCGGATTCGCCTATCTGGCCGAACTTTCAAAAAATACTCCAAGTGCGGCCAATATCGTCGCTTACTGTGACATTGTTGCCAGGTACAGCCAGGGGCGACAGTTGGTCGCCATTGGTGCTGAGATAACCGAAACTGTTAAGGCATCCGGTGCTGATATCGGGGCGGTGATGGAAACCGCAGAGCAAAAAATTACCCGGCTGGCAGAACGTTCAGAACCACAGCAGGCCGTGACGCTGC from Trabulsiella odontotermitis includes the following:
- a CDS encoding ParA family protein encodes the protein MHLQSIDYPTLGVKPRIIPVVSTKGGEGKSTQSANLAGFLADAGIKTLLIDGDHAQPTASSIFPLEYEAPGGLYELLMQTVDLSNPDNLISRTSINNLDIIVSNDPRNFLPTAMLNAPDGRVRLRNALSHPLFNSYGVIIVDSQGSRSVMSELIILASTGTMVGIAKPILPDVREFMRGTVALMEELLPYCAFGIQLPVTKLLINCMEYDNLSVETLAEVKAIVEDKRYSAHADKIHIDLLETCIYDLTVYVLGHVKGVPVHRLEKNTRRKSDSAFTSMYQLACELFPEWKTNFDALANAGGEE
- a CDS encoding VasL domain-containing protein, which gives rise to MNISVDSQTIITGRDPRGLPEFSAIREEINKASHPAQPEMNWRLVESLALSIFKSNGVDLHTAAWYTLARTRTQGLAGFCEGVELMAAMISHEWESFWPQGGAARSEMLDWFNTRTGNILRQQLSFSDADLPLLYRIERALQVICDKLQQVELKRVPRVENLLYFVQNTRKRYEPQSKSTVTGKTEMMTVRTLVYKPDSTDTDAVASLTELPEMKVTVHRGAMEESASEASSFGHLKGFFAGVICSVAVAVVLWWWWVYPLQQQNNRVRDVASGMTAIWLTSPTLTDYDAQLRKLLNASPLQQLETGRQMTRVANSHWPESQQQQQATRKWNEALKTRAASSPSLHGWQQTRTDLRAFAELLLQREQNKEGLTLSHIKTVVYQAERMLNQEIPLEYLLTQYEERRSHGENTDLLEKQINERLDGVTSRWWLLTNEPTAAAE